One Granulicella sp. 5B5 DNA window includes the following coding sequences:
- a CDS encoding DUF4254 domain-containing protein, with protein sequence MVDVPLILRLHDTANAHGHDDLLPAPEPHTPFEQLVLHQHQANFDLWHCEDQARDPDASDATIVQVKHSIDRLNQRRNDLVEQLDLDLLAAATPLNNAAPLHSETPGLIIDRLSILSLKLFHTEEQLHRSTPEHRNRNETRMLLLNEQRTDLAACLTQLWHDILSGHRRFKLYRQLKMYNDPSLNPFLYGKSTS encoded by the coding sequence ATGGTCGACGTTCCCCTGATCCTCCGCCTCCACGACACCGCCAACGCCCACGGCCACGACGATCTGCTCCCAGCACCAGAGCCTCACACCCCCTTCGAGCAGCTCGTCCTCCACCAGCACCAGGCCAACTTTGACCTCTGGCACTGCGAGGACCAGGCCCGCGACCCCGACGCCTCCGACGCCACCATCGTCCAGGTAAAACACTCCATCGACCGCCTCAACCAGCGCCGCAACGACCTCGTCGAGCAGCTCGACCTCGACCTCCTCGCCGCCGCCACGCCGCTCAATAACGCCGCCCCGCTTCACTCCGAGACCCCCGGCCTCATCATCGACCGTCTCTCCATCCTCTCCCTCAAGCTCTTCCACACCGAAGAGCAGCTCCACCGCTCCACACCCGAGCACCGCAACCGCAACGAGACCCGCATGCTCCTTCTCAACGAGCAGCGCACCGACCTCGCCGCCTGCCTCACCCAGCTCTGGCACGACATCCTCTCCGGCCACCGCCGCTTCAAGCTCTACCGTCAGCTCAAGATGTACAACGACCCCTCACTCAACCCCTTTCTCTATGGCAAATCCACCTCATAA
- a CDS encoding tetratricopeptide repeat protein: MATKSAVPSTASKAATQSASTTAPQKAPRTLAGRTAPLDDAARKAILTQYEAAIKLVYAGKFDKAHEAFTKILPDAPADIAPSVRMYLATCEAEISKHSAAFSTPEERYDYAISLLNHGHYEDAREHFEAILKDNKSADYAFYGMALLAAMTCDSPRCIEHLTEAIRLNPQNRTQARLDSDFESVADDPSFTELLYPEPQL, encoded by the coding sequence ATGGCAACGAAGTCGGCAGTTCCCTCTACCGCAAGCAAAGCGGCAACTCAATCCGCGTCCACCACGGCTCCCCAAAAGGCCCCCCGTACCCTCGCTGGCCGCACCGCGCCACTCGATGACGCGGCACGCAAGGCCATCCTCACGCAGTACGAGGCTGCCATCAAACTTGTCTATGCCGGCAAGTTCGACAAGGCGCATGAGGCTTTCACTAAAATCCTCCCTGACGCTCCGGCCGACATCGCCCCCAGCGTCCGCATGTACCTCGCCACCTGCGAGGCCGAGATCTCCAAGCACTCCGCGGCTTTCTCCACACCCGAGGAGCGCTACGACTACGCCATCTCGCTGCTCAACCACGGTCACTATGAGGACGCCCGCGAGCACTTCGAGGCAATCCTCAAGGACAACAAGAGCGCCGACTACGCCTTCTACGGCATGGCCCTGCTCGCCGCCATGACCTGCGACTCCCCGCGCTGCATCGAGCACCTCACTGAGGCCATCCGCCTCAATCCGCAGAACCGCACCCAGGCCCGCCTCGACTCCGACTTCGAGTCCGTCGCCGACGACCCCAGTTTCACCGAGCTCCTCTACCCCGAGCCCCAGCTCTAA
- a CDS encoding gluconeogenesis factor YvcK family protein codes for MSLHSNTSRQLRVVAIGGGTGLSTLLRGLKRYTTAPPGVTIAPCDLPCHIRELSAIVTVTDDGGSSGRLREELNMLPPGDVRNCMVALSEDEHLLSRLFQHRFRHGDLEGHSFGNLFLAALTEVSGDFAQAVQTSSQILATRGRIYPSTTANATLSARMDDGSLVSGETNITASKRTIRELMLSPADASPLPETLDAIATADLITLGPGSLYTSLITNLLVRGIPEAIAASRATRVYICNLMTQANESLGLSAAQHIEKILNHARARGLAKDAKIFDYALINTATISAATLDQYAREGQTPIAADLDRIRDLGIEPITGNFLHEGDVLRHDYEAVADSVLELALKR; via the coding sequence ATGTCTTTGCACTCCAACACATCCCGTCAGCTTCGGGTCGTCGCCATAGGCGGCGGCACTGGTCTCTCCACGCTCCTCCGCGGCCTCAAGCGCTACACCACCGCCCCTCCCGGCGTCACCATTGCTCCCTGCGACCTCCCCTGCCACATCCGCGAGCTCTCCGCCATCGTCACCGTCACCGACGACGGCGGCTCCTCCGGCCGCCTCCGCGAAGAACTCAACATGCTCCCCCCCGGCGACGTCCGCAACTGCATGGTCGCTCTCTCTGAAGACGAGCACCTCCTCAGTCGCCTCTTCCAGCACCGCTTCCGCCACGGCGACCTCGAAGGCCACAGCTTCGGCAACCTCTTCCTCGCCGCACTCACTGAGGTCTCCGGCGACTTCGCACAGGCCGTCCAGACCAGCTCCCAGATCCTCGCCACCCGCGGCCGCATCTACCCCTCAACCACCGCCAACGCCACCCTCTCCGCCCGCATGGACGACGGCTCACTCGTCTCCGGCGAGACCAACATCACAGCCAGCAAGCGAACCATCCGCGAGCTCATGCTCTCCCCCGCCGACGCCTCACCGCTCCCCGAGACCCTCGACGCCATCGCCACCGCCGACCTCATCACCCTCGGCCCCGGCTCGCTCTACACCTCGCTCATCACCAATCTCCTCGTCCGCGGCATCCCCGAAGCCATCGCCGCCTCCCGCGCCACCCGCGTCTACATCTGCAACCTCATGACCCAGGCCAACGAGTCCCTCGGCCTCTCCGCCGCGCAACACATCGAAAAGATCCTCAACCACGCTCGCGCCCGCGGCCTCGCCAAAGACGCAAAGATCTTCGACTACGCCCTCATCAACACCGCCACCATCAGCGCCGCCACGCTCGACCAGTACGCCCGCGAAGGCCAGACCCCCATCGCCGCCGACCTTGACCGCATCCGCGACCTTGGCATCGAGCCCATCACCGGCAACTTCCTCCACGAAGGCGACGTCCTCCGCCACGACTACGAAGCCGTCGCCGACTCGGTCCTCGAACTCGCCCTCAAACGCTAG
- a CDS encoding type II toxin-antitoxin system RelE/ParE family toxin, producing the protein MKAPILWSEDALADMLSTFEMISESSPRGALLVDDRVNEQIELLADFPLAGRGSRTEGTRELIIDRATCVVVYRVEGDAVRILRVIYGGQEWRTNSSV; encoded by the coding sequence ATGAAAGCGCCGATCCTATGGTCAGAAGACGCCTTGGCTGACATGCTTTCTACCTTTGAGATGATTTCGGAGAGTAGTCCTCGGGGCGCGTTGCTGGTAGACGATCGAGTCAATGAGCAGATTGAGTTATTAGCAGACTTTCCATTGGCTGGCAGAGGCAGTAGAACCGAAGGGACACGTGAGCTGATTATTGATCGGGCAACGTGCGTGGTGGTCTATCGGGTGGAAGGCGATGCTGTTCGTATTCTGCGCGTGATATACGGCGGGCAGGAGTGGCGGACGAACTCTAGCGTTTGA
- a CDS encoding type II toxin-antitoxin system RelB/DinJ family antitoxin yields MAANALVQTRIDEDIKERATAVLEKQGLTISDAVRILLTRTANEGVLPLARTPMEAAIYKGDGTDYDAWFRAKVQEALDDPRPGVPHAEVRRRMNILREKALAKIG; encoded by the coding sequence ATGGCGGCGAATGCGTTGGTGCAGACACGGATTGATGAAGACATCAAGGAGCGGGCGACGGCTGTGCTGGAGAAGCAGGGGCTGACGATCTCCGATGCGGTTCGGATATTGTTGACGAGGACGGCGAACGAAGGGGTGTTGCCGCTGGCGCGGACGCCGATGGAGGCCGCCATCTACAAGGGGGATGGCACGGATTACGATGCATGGTTCCGTGCCAAGGTGCAGGAGGCGCTGGATGATCCGCGGCCGGGAGTACCTCATGCAGAAGTCCGTCGGCGGATGAATATTCTGCGTGAGAAAGCCTTGGCAAAGATCGGATGA
- the rlmN gene encoding 23S rRNA (adenine(2503)-C(2))-methyltransferase RlmN has protein sequence MNEAGDKALFGIGLPELTEVMAGLEQKPYRAKQVWEALYKQRVASVEEMTTLSKELRERLVADGWSVGLPEMVQTAVSVDGTERYLMKMADGETVETVWMPDGDGGERGDGSEAAEEEAGEVETAEEAVAGTTAGLSTTAQERASGRDDTSVVGDGGYWSRRGDGRDRKYFGTLAATGFRRATICISSQVGCAVNCQFCLTAKLGIKRNLTAGEIAGQVAAVLNRHKIQIGKDRINLVFMGMGEPFLNYENFMDSVRRLVEGVGIPESRMTVSTSGILPGIEAFAKETVRPKLALSLNASNDGVREQVMPITRKWNIATLLEAVQKIPLRTREWVTFEYVLLGGVNDQQQHAREVLALLAGMRAKVNLIVWNPGPGIDYHQPTVEDVAVFQKMLIAGGIATYIRRPRGRDIYAACGQLKRTVSEESQGLVNISA, from the coding sequence GTGAATGAAGCGGGTGACAAGGCGTTGTTTGGGATAGGTCTGCCGGAGCTGACCGAGGTGATGGCTGGGCTGGAGCAGAAGCCGTATCGTGCGAAGCAGGTCTGGGAGGCGCTGTATAAGCAGCGGGTGGCGAGCGTGGAGGAGATGACGACGCTGAGCAAGGAGCTGCGCGAGCGGTTGGTGGCGGATGGTTGGAGTGTGGGTCTGCCGGAGATGGTGCAGACGGCGGTGAGTGTGGATGGGACGGAGCGGTATCTGATGAAGATGGCCGATGGGGAGACCGTCGAGACGGTTTGGATGCCCGATGGCGATGGCGGCGAGCGCGGCGATGGGAGTGAGGCTGCGGAGGAAGAGGCGGGTGAGGTGGAGACGGCGGAAGAGGCTGTGGCGGGTACAACCGCAGGTCTCTCCACTACGGCGCAAGAGCGCGCCTCCGGTCGAGATGACACCTCTGTGGTAGGGGATGGTGGCTATTGGTCGCGCAGGGGGGATGGGCGCGATCGGAAGTACTTTGGGACGCTGGCGGCGACGGGGTTTCGGCGAGCGACGATTTGTATTTCATCGCAAGTGGGATGTGCGGTGAACTGCCAGTTCTGCCTGACGGCGAAGCTGGGAATCAAGCGGAACCTGACGGCGGGCGAGATCGCGGGGCAGGTGGCGGCGGTGCTGAACCGGCACAAGATTCAAATCGGCAAAGACCGCATCAACCTGGTGTTTATGGGGATGGGCGAGCCGTTTTTGAACTATGAGAACTTTATGGACTCCGTCCGGCGGCTGGTGGAGGGCGTGGGGATTCCTGAGTCGCGAATGACGGTGTCGACGAGCGGGATACTGCCGGGGATCGAGGCGTTTGCGAAGGAGACAGTGCGGCCGAAGCTGGCGCTGTCATTGAATGCTTCGAATGATGGTGTGCGCGAGCAGGTGATGCCGATTACGCGGAAGTGGAACATTGCGACGCTGCTGGAGGCGGTGCAGAAGATCCCGCTGCGGACGCGGGAGTGGGTGACGTTTGAGTATGTGCTGCTGGGTGGGGTGAACGATCAGCAGCAACACGCGCGCGAGGTGCTGGCGCTGCTTGCCGGGATGCGCGCGAAGGTGAACCTGATTGTGTGGAACCCGGGGCCGGGGATTGATTATCACCAGCCGACGGTGGAGGATGTTGCCGTGTTTCAGAAGATGCTGATCGCGGGCGGGATCGCGACGTATATTCGGCGACCGCGGGGGCGGGACATCTATGCGGCTTGTGGGCAGTTGAAGCGGACGGTGTCTGAAGAGTCGCAGGGGTTGGTCAACATCTCTGCCTGA
- a CDS encoding glycoside hydrolase family 30 beta sandwich domain-containing protein, giving the protein MGRWLVLWIVGLGVAQGQVVKGWLTTPDRSALLAEQPVVKLSAAREGAGIVVDASQKMQTVEGFGFALTGGSAELMMKLPREKRLALEKELVGAGGIGVSYVRVSVGSSDMDDHAFTCDDVSAGGSDVWLTQFSLGEYERTVVPVLREMRRIDPRLRVLGSPWSAPAWMKTNDDLKGGELKRADYFVYARYLVKWMEAMRKAGVPVDTITMQNEPLNPKNTPSMVMTAEEQRDFLRDALGPAMREVRIATKVILYDHNCDHPDYPETVLADARAAKYAVGSGFHLYRGKLDAMTEAHERFPEKGIYFTEQMVVDKKGATELKIAEPVSREMIGAMRNWSRTVLLWNLAADAKFGPHTNHGGCPVCEGAVTIEGDTVSRNLAFYTVAQVAKFVPPGSVRVASTEVDGVSDVAFVTSAKKTVLVVANTSDEERDVPVRDGGRVFVAKVPEGAAETFVW; this is encoded by the coding sequence ATGGGACGTTGGCTGGTGCTGTGGATCGTGGGGCTGGGTGTGGCGCAGGGGCAGGTGGTGAAGGGGTGGCTGACGACGCCGGACCGGTCGGCCCTGTTGGCGGAGCAGCCGGTGGTGAAGTTATCCGCAGCGCGCGAAGGCGCGGGGATTGTGGTGGATGCGTCGCAAAAGATGCAGACAGTGGAAGGGTTTGGGTTTGCGCTGACAGGTGGGAGCGCAGAGCTGATGATGAAGCTGCCGCGCGAGAAGCGTCTGGCCCTAGAGAAGGAATTGGTGGGGGCGGGTGGGATCGGCGTGAGTTATGTGCGCGTGAGCGTTGGGTCGAGCGATATGGATGACCATGCGTTTACGTGCGATGACGTGAGTGCGGGCGGCAGCGATGTGTGGCTGACGCAGTTTTCGCTGGGGGAGTATGAGCGGACGGTGGTGCCGGTGCTGCGGGAGATGCGGAGAATCGATCCGCGGCTGCGGGTGCTGGGATCTCCGTGGAGCGCGCCGGCGTGGATGAAGACGAATGACGATCTGAAGGGCGGCGAGCTGAAGCGGGCGGACTACTTTGTGTATGCGCGCTACCTGGTGAAGTGGATGGAGGCGATGCGCAAGGCGGGCGTGCCGGTGGACACAATCACGATGCAGAATGAGCCGCTGAATCCGAAGAACACGCCGAGCATGGTGATGACCGCCGAAGAGCAGCGGGACTTTCTGCGCGATGCGCTTGGGCCTGCGATGCGGGAGGTGCGGATCGCGACGAAGGTGATTCTGTATGACCACAACTGTGATCATCCGGATTATCCGGAGACGGTGCTGGCCGATGCGCGGGCGGCGAAGTATGCGGTGGGCAGCGGGTTCCATCTGTATCGCGGCAAGTTGGATGCGATGACGGAGGCGCATGAGCGGTTTCCGGAGAAGGGGATTTATTTTACGGAGCAGATGGTGGTGGACAAGAAGGGCGCGACGGAGCTGAAGATTGCGGAGCCTGTGTCGCGCGAGATGATTGGCGCGATGCGGAACTGGAGCCGCACGGTGCTGCTATGGAATCTTGCAGCGGATGCGAAGTTCGGGCCGCATACGAACCATGGCGGGTGCCCGGTGTGCGAAGGCGCGGTGACGATTGAGGGCGATACAGTGAGCCGGAACCTGGCGTTTTATACGGTGGCTCAGGTGGCGAAGTTTGTGCCTCCGGGGAGCGTACGGGTGGCGTCGACCGAGGTGGATGGGGTGAGCGATGTGGCGTTTGTGACGTCGGCGAAGAAGACAGTGCTGGTGGTCGCGAACACGTCGGATGAAGAGCGGGATGTGCCGGTGCGGGATGGCGGGCGTGTGTTTGTGGCGAAGGTTCCGGAGGGGGCGGCGGAGACGTTTGTTTGGTGA
- a CDS encoding pitrilysin family protein, producing the protein MSVTLAENASTLTNTHLRDIRTTTLPNGLLVLTERMPHLRSVSMGVWIDSGSRDETAAVNGISHFIEHMVFKGTTTRSAQQFAREVDAIGGNLDAFTGKETICFNIKVLDENVPAALDLLSDLVLHPTFSPDDLAKEQGVILEEIKMDEDNPDYLVHELFTQNFWKGNALGRPILGTAKTVSSFNQAIVLEEYARRFTPANMVFSAAGNLDHDSFVEQVATAFSSLSASTGDKLLRTPAPTATPHLTLKSKKSLEQVQFCLAVPALPVAAPERYAAYLLNSILGGGMSSRLFQSIREDRGLAYSIYSEINPFRDTGSLAVYAGCSPDKVQEVLDLTLAEFTRIKQSPVTTEELDRARNQTKGNMVLGLESSSSRMSSLARQQMYWGKFFSLDEITAEIDRVTVDDLQQLANRLLQSDQLTLTLLGNLGPLKLTRTDLVC; encoded by the coding sequence ATGTCCGTAACTCTGGCGGAAAACGCCTCCACCCTCACCAATACCCACCTCCGCGACATCCGCACCACGACCCTGCCCAACGGCCTTCTCGTCCTCACCGAGCGCATGCCCCACCTCCGCTCCGTCTCCATGGGCGTCTGGATCGACTCCGGCTCGCGCGACGAGACCGCCGCCGTCAACGGCATCTCCCACTTCATCGAGCACATGGTTTTCAAGGGCACCACCACCCGCTCCGCCCAGCAGTTTGCCCGCGAAGTCGACGCCATCGGCGGCAACCTCGACGCCTTCACCGGCAAAGAGACCATCTGCTTCAACATCAAGGTCCTCGACGAGAACGTCCCCGCCGCCCTCGACCTCCTCTCCGACCTCGTCCTCCACCCCACATTTTCGCCCGACGATCTCGCCAAGGAACAAGGCGTCATCCTCGAAGAGATCAAGATGGACGAGGACAACCCCGACTACCTCGTCCACGAGCTCTTCACGCAAAATTTCTGGAAAGGCAACGCCCTCGGTCGTCCCATCCTCGGCACGGCCAAAACCGTCTCCAGCTTCAACCAGGCCATCGTGCTTGAGGAGTACGCCCGCCGCTTCACCCCTGCCAACATGGTCTTCTCCGCCGCCGGCAACCTGGACCACGACAGCTTCGTCGAGCAGGTCGCCACCGCCTTCAGCTCCCTCTCAGCCTCCACCGGCGACAAGCTCCTCCGCACGCCCGCGCCCACCGCCACCCCGCACCTCACGCTCAAGAGCAAAAAGTCCCTTGAGCAGGTGCAGTTCTGTCTCGCCGTGCCAGCCCTGCCCGTTGCCGCGCCCGAGCGCTACGCCGCGTATCTGCTCAACAGCATCCTCGGCGGGGGCATGAGCTCGCGCCTCTTCCAGTCCATCCGCGAAGACCGCGGCCTCGCCTACTCCATCTACTCGGAGATCAATCCCTTCCGCGACACCGGCTCCCTCGCCGTCTACGCCGGTTGCAGCCCGGACAAGGTGCAGGAGGTCCTCGACCTCACCCTCGCCGAGTTCACCCGCATCAAGCAGTCGCCCGTCACCACGGAAGAGCTCGACCGCGCGCGCAACCAGACCAAGGGCAACATGGTCCTCGGCCTTGAGTCCTCCAGCTCGCGCATGTCCTCCCTCGCCCGCCAGCAGATGTACTGGGGCAAGTTCTTCTCCCTCGACGAGATCACCGCCGAGATCGACCGCGTCACCGTCGACGACCTCCAGCAGCTCGCCAACCGCCTCCTGCAATCCGACCAGCTCACCCTCACCCTGCTCGGCAACCTCGGCCCGCTCAAGCTCACCCGCACCGACCTGGTCTGCTAA